The Thermococcus sp. genomic interval AGAGCTGAGGGAACTTGGCGGTGAAGTCCTCGAAGTTGAGCTCAGGAAGTTCCCAGATGGAGAGAAGTACGTCCGCGTTCTAGGTTCTGGAAAAGAGGCCACTGTTGTTAGTTCGACCTTTGCACCCCAGGACGAGAAGATAGTGGAGTTGTTACTCATAGGTGACGCGTTGAGGGAGTCGGGTTTCCAAAGGCTGAGAGCCGTTGTGCCGTACTTCGCCTACAGCCGGCAGGATAGGGTTACCAAGGAGGGGGAGCCAATAAGTGTGAGGGCAATAATGAAGGCCCTCGGCCTTTACTATGATGAACTCTACGTCTTCGACCTCCACAATCCCGAGACGCTTAGATATTTTCCGGGAAAAGGTATCAATGTCTCTCCAGCGGGGGTTCTAGCTAAGTACTTCGCCGAGAAACTTGGCGATGGAATAGTGCTGGCTCCAGACAGGGGGGCACTTAACAGGGCTAGGGCGGTTGCTGAAAAACTCGGTCTCGAATACAGCCACTTCGAGAAAAGGAGGATTTCTCCAACCGAGGTTGAGATGAGACCAGTGGACATAGATGTCCGGGGGAAGAACGTTCTCATAGTTGACGACATCATAAGCACCGGGGGGACTATGATTAGAGCTTCTGAGATACTGAAAAAGCTGGGGGCAGGTAAGATATTCGTTGGAGTTACCCACGGTGTCTTTGCCGAGGGTGCTATCAAGAGGGTCAGTGAGGCCGTTGACGAGCTTGCCGTTACAAATACAATACCAACTCCAGTATCAAGGATAAGCATCGTCCCGGAGATACTCCGCCTCTGATTGCAAAATTTTTGACGTTTTAATGTTCAATTTTGCACATTTTAGCGCTCTCTTTTGACAGCTTCTTTTCTAAAAATCTCCCCCGAAACCGGTTTTGCAAAAATTTTTCACTGCGGAGGTTCATCCCTATTGGGTGGAGCCCCCGAACAGGGGGCGACGAAGA includes:
- a CDS encoding ribose-phosphate diphosphokinase yields the protein MFVIGSGGRHFEKELRELGGEVLEVELRKFPDGEKYVRVLGSGKEATVVSSTFAPQDEKIVELLLIGDALRESGFQRLRAVVPYFAYSRQDRVTKEGEPISVRAIMKALGLYYDELYVFDLHNPETLRYFPGKGINVSPAGVLAKYFAEKLGDGIVLAPDRGALNRARAVAEKLGLEYSHFEKRRISPTEVEMRPVDIDVRGKNVLIVDDIISTGGTMIRASEILKKLGAGKIFVGVTHGVFAEGAIKRVSEAVDELAVTNTIPTPVSRISIVPEILRL